The Methylomicrobium lacus LW14 genome window below encodes:
- a CDS encoding alpha/beta hydrolase, translating to MKIPSVMSLLLIYLLMLLAAFLLQRKMMYFPARFTVEQQDQWLNDLNLQPWPSGGERRGMISRSPLENPKGTVLVFHGNAGAALHRAYYIEALQRLGYRVLIAEYPGYGARDGSPSEAALIEDGIATAKRIVETYKEPLFLCGESLGSGVVAGIVASGQVQVKGLLLIAPFDAMAKVAQHHYWFLLARWLILDKFDNVPRLRDFKGPIAVILAGRDEVIPNRNTLALFEALPAKKKLWRFDDAGHNSLPLEPWQPWWQEAMQFIAQ from the coding sequence ATGAAAATCCCAAGCGTCATGTCCTTGTTGCTGATTTATTTACTGATGCTGCTGGCGGCGTTTCTGTTGCAGCGCAAAATGATGTACTTTCCGGCCCGGTTTACTGTCGAGCAGCAGGATCAATGGCTGAACGATTTGAACCTGCAACCCTGGCCGTCCGGCGGCGAGCGGCGCGGCATGATCAGCCGGTCGCCGCTCGAAAATCCGAAAGGCACGGTGCTGGTTTTTCACGGTAATGCGGGCGCCGCGCTGCACCGGGCTTATTATATTGAGGCCTTGCAGCGTTTGGGTTACCGGGTGCTCATCGCCGAGTATCCGGGCTATGGCGCGCGGGACGGCTCGCCATCGGAAGCGGCGTTGATCGAGGACGGGATTGCGACCGCGAAAAGGATAGTCGAAACGTATAAGGAGCCGCTATTCCTATGCGGCGAGTCGCTGGGCAGCGGCGTCGTGGCGGGCATCGTCGCCTCGGGGCAAGTACAGGTGAAGGGGCTGCTGTTGATCGCGCCGTTCGACGCGATGGCGAAGGTTGCGCAGCATCATTACTGGTTTTTGCTCGCGCGCTGGCTGATTTTGGACAAGTTCGACAATGTGCCGCGGCTGCGCGATTTCAAAGGCCCGATCGCGGTGATCCTGGCCGGGCGGGATGAGGTGATTCCTAACCGTAATACGCTGGCATTGTTCGAGGCGTTGCCCGCGAAAAAAAAGCTCTGGCGTTTTGACGACGCGGGACACAATAGTCTGCCTTTGGAGCCCTGGCAGCCGTGGTGGCAGGAAGCGATGCAGTTTATCGCGCAGTGA
- the rnr gene encoding ribonuclease R has protein sequence MPSKSKKVADFTLTHDPYAEREAEKYQRPIPSRELILQYIEHAGKPLKRAEIAEAFALSDDEQLEALRRRLRAMERDGQLLFNRGQKYCLVNNKDLIVGRILGHPDGYGFLRPDDGSDDLYLSPREMNALLHNDRAMVRIAGLDKKGRREGAVVEILERNTQQVVGRFVKDGFFYVVPDNKNIAQSVLISQGHFGAAKPGQIVIAEILEQPTKVRQPIGRVIEVLGDHLAPGMEIEMAIRSYGLPYQWPEALLEEIQSFSEEVPEAAKQNRVDLRNTPLVTIDGEDARDFDDAVFCKKTSKGWKLLVAIADVSHYVQVSTALDQEAKNRSTSVYFPEKVIPMLPEILSNGLCSLNPHVDRLCMVCELLIDGQGHVVRSSFFEGVMRSHARLTYTEVSKMLVENDKALSNKHKVLLPHLKELYALYQAMRLSREERGAMDFDTQETRIIFGKERKIDRIVPLVRNDAHKLIEEFMIAANMAAARFLNKKKIPKLLRIHEGPSADKLLALQTFLGEVGLKLGGGLKPTPLDYMHLMQSIKERSDAHLIQTVLLRSMSQAVYSPDIKGHFGLALEEYAHFTSPIRRYPDLLVHRGIRHALQGKKPESFVYSHPDMVLLGEHCSANERRADDATRDVVLWLKCEYMMDKIGEEFSGLISAVTSFGFFVELEEIYVEGLVHISNLGQDYFHFDPVSRQLRGERTNTVFRLGDSVKIQVVRVDLDEKKIDFELIQKRSAAAKTKSRSRSRQRKKKT, from the coding sequence ATGCCGTCAAAGTCAAAAAAAGTCGCTGACTTCACTTTAACCCACGACCCCTACGCCGAACGCGAAGCCGAAAAATATCAGCGTCCGATTCCGAGCCGCGAACTGATCCTGCAATACATCGAGCATGCCGGCAAGCCGCTCAAGCGTGCGGAAATTGCCGAAGCTTTCGCGCTGAGCGACGACGAGCAACTGGAAGCGCTGCGCCGGCGTCTCCGGGCGATGGAAAGAGACGGACAATTATTGTTCAACCGCGGACAGAAATACTGTCTGGTCAATAACAAGGATTTGATCGTCGGGCGTATTCTCGGACATCCGGACGGCTATGGCTTCCTGCGCCCCGACGACGGTTCGGATGATCTGTATCTGTCGCCGCGCGAGATGAACGCGCTGCTGCATAACGACCGCGCGATGGTGCGCATTGCCGGTCTCGATAAAAAAGGCCGCCGAGAAGGCGCGGTGGTCGAAATTCTGGAGCGCAATACGCAGCAGGTCGTCGGCCGTTTTGTGAAGGACGGCTTTTTCTATGTCGTGCCCGATAACAAAAATATCGCGCAGAGCGTGCTGATTTCGCAAGGCCACTTCGGTGCGGCGAAACCCGGCCAGATCGTGATCGCCGAAATCCTCGAGCAGCCGACCAAGGTCCGGCAGCCGATCGGCCGTGTGATTGAAGTGCTTGGCGATCATCTGGCGCCCGGCATGGAAATCGAAATGGCGATTCGCTCTTATGGCTTACCTTACCAATGGCCGGAAGCGCTACTCGAAGAAATCCAGTCATTCAGCGAGGAGGTGCCGGAAGCGGCCAAGCAAAACCGGGTCGATTTGCGCAATACGCCGCTGGTCACGATCGATGGCGAGGACGCGCGCGACTTTGACGATGCGGTGTTTTGCAAAAAAACCTCGAAAGGCTGGAAACTCCTGGTCGCGATCGCGGACGTTTCGCATTATGTTCAAGTCAGCACGGCGCTCGATCAGGAGGCGAAAAACCGCAGCACGTCGGTGTATTTTCCGGAAAAAGTGATCCCGATGCTGCCGGAGATTTTGTCGAACGGACTCTGCTCATTGAATCCGCATGTCGACCGGCTGTGCATGGTCTGCGAGCTATTGATCGATGGTCAGGGGCACGTGGTCCGATCGAGCTTCTTCGAAGGCGTGATGCGCTCGCATGCACGGCTGACCTATACCGAAGTTTCGAAGATGCTGGTCGAGAATGACAAAGCCCTTTCCAACAAACATAAGGTGCTTCTGCCGCATCTTAAGGAGCTGTATGCCTTGTATCAGGCGATGCGCCTCAGCCGCGAAGAGCGCGGCGCGATGGATTTCGATACCCAGGAAACGCGGATCATTTTCGGCAAGGAGCGTAAAATCGACCGCATCGTGCCGCTGGTGCGCAACGACGCGCATAAACTGATCGAAGAGTTCATGATCGCGGCGAACATGGCGGCGGCGCGTTTTTTGAACAAGAAAAAAATTCCCAAACTGCTGCGCATTCACGAAGGCCCCAGTGCGGACAAATTGCTGGCGCTGCAAACTTTTCTCGGCGAAGTCGGCTTGAAGCTGGGCGGCGGCCTAAAGCCGACGCCGCTCGATTACATGCACCTGATGCAGTCGATCAAGGAGCGGTCCGATGCGCATCTGATTCAAACCGTGCTGCTGCGCTCGATGTCGCAGGCCGTTTACAGTCCCGATATAAAAGGCCATTTCGGTTTGGCGCTAGAAGAATACGCGCATTTCACCTCGCCAATCCGCCGTTATCCCGACCTGCTCGTGCACCGCGGTATCCGCCACGCCTTGCAGGGCAAAAAACCGGAAAGTTTCGTTTATAGCCATCCCGATATGGTATTGCTCGGCGAGCATTGCTCCGCGAACGAGCGGCGCGCCGACGATGCGACCCGTGACGTGGTGCTCTGGCTCAAATGCGAGTACATGATGGATAAGATCGGCGAGGAGTTTTCCGGCTTGATCTCGGCGGTTACCTCGTTCGGTTTTTTCGTCGAACTCGAAGAGATTTATGTCGAAGGCCTCGTGCATATCAGCAATCTGGGCCAGGATTATTTCCATTTCGATCCGGTCAGCCGCCAGCTCCGCGGCGAGCGCACCAACACGGTGTTCCGCTTGGGCGACAGCGTCAAGATCCAGGTCGTGCGCGTTGACTTGGATGAAAAGAAGATTGATTTTGAATTGATCCAAAAACGCAGTGCGGCTGCCAAGACGAAGTCTCGCAGCAGGTCGCGGCAAAGGAAGAAAAAGACATAA
- a CDS encoding bifunctional ADP-dependent NAD(P)H-hydrate dehydratase/NAD(P)H-hydrate epimerase: MQKLPQILYRAAQVRELDRIAIEAFGIPGYQLMCKAGGAVFECITAKWPEAQSLAVFCGSGNNAGDGYVIARLALDAGLESQAVSVGDPEKLKGDALTVYRDYVQAGGRVTAFEPGQVIKADLLVDALLGTGLDRPVTGLYADTIEAINRSGLPVVAVDIPSGLHADTGNAMGCAVKADCTVTFIGLKQGLFTGQAAEYVGEIVYDALAVPDEVFASVKSSVFRVIQKPMMPRPRCAHKGCMGHVLVVGGDLGYSGAARMAGEAGLRVGAGLVSIATRKEHAGLMNLNRPELMCSGVERGTGLTPLLDKADVVVLGPGLGQGAWGKEMFSAVLESDKPIVLDADGLNLLAVSPLSKPNWVLTPHPGEAGRLLSCPTPSVQQDRFAAASAIRAAYGGIAVLKGAGTLIASASQIGVSTTGNPGMASGGMGDVLSGVIAGLIAQGLDLQEAAEQGVFLHGRAADLAAAKNGERGLLATDLLPFLRQLVN, from the coding sequence ATGCAAAAACTCCCCCAAATCCTCTACCGTGCCGCCCAGGTCAGAGAGCTGGACCGAATTGCGATCGAAGCATTCGGCATTCCCGGCTATCAATTGATGTGCAAGGCCGGCGGCGCGGTGTTCGAATGCATAACCGCAAAATGGCCGGAGGCGCAGTCGCTGGCGGTGTTTTGCGGCAGCGGCAATAATGCGGGAGACGGTTATGTGATTGCGCGGCTGGCGCTTGATGCCGGGCTAGAATCTCAGGCGGTCAGTGTCGGTGATCCCGAAAAACTGAAAGGCGATGCATTGACCGTTTACCGGGATTATGTCCAGGCCGGGGGCCGGGTGACTGCATTTGAGCCGGGGCAGGTGATCAAGGCCGATTTGTTGGTCGATGCATTGCTCGGCACCGGCCTGGATCGGCCGGTGACAGGGCTTTACGCGGACACGATCGAGGCGATCAATCGCTCCGGATTGCCCGTCGTTGCGGTCGATATTCCCTCAGGCCTACATGCCGATACCGGCAACGCGATGGGCTGTGCGGTCAAGGCCGATTGCACGGTGACCTTTATCGGGCTGAAACAGGGGCTGTTTACCGGTCAGGCGGCCGAGTATGTCGGCGAGATTGTTTATGATGCATTGGCGGTGCCGGATGAGGTGTTTGCTTCGGTTAAATCCAGCGTGTTTCGCGTTATACAAAAGCCTATGATGCCGCGCCCGCGCTGTGCGCATAAGGGCTGCATGGGGCATGTGCTGGTCGTCGGCGGCGATCTCGGCTATTCTGGCGCGGCGCGCATGGCGGGCGAGGCGGGGTTGCGGGTCGGCGCGGGCCTGGTCAGCATCGCGACGCGTAAGGAGCATGCCGGTTTGATGAATCTGAACCGGCCGGAGTTGATGTGCAGCGGCGTTGAAAGAGGTACGGGTCTAACTCCTTTGTTAGACAAGGCCGATGTTGTGGTGCTGGGACCTGGGTTGGGGCAGGGCGCCTGGGGCAAGGAAATGTTCAGTGCCGTGCTGGAATCAGACAAGCCGATCGTGCTCGATGCGGACGGGTTGAATTTATTGGCCGTATCTCCGCTCAGCAAACCGAACTGGGTTTTGACGCCGCATCCCGGCGAGGCAGGACGCTTGCTTAGCTGCCCCACGCCATCCGTGCAGCAGGATCGTTTCGCGGCGGCATCTGCGATCCGCGCGGCTTACGGCGGTATCGCGGTATTGAAAGGTGCGGGGACTTTGATTGCAAGCGCATCACAAATCGGGGTGTCGACGACCGGTAATCCCGGCATGGCCTCGGGCGGTATGGGCGATGTGTTGTCCGGCGTGATCGCGGGATTAATCGCGCAAGGCCTCGATTTACAGGAGGCGGCCGAACAGGGTGTGTTTTTGCACGGCCGCGCCGCCGATCTGGCGGCCGCGAAGAACGGCGAACGCGGCCTGCTCGCGACCGATTTATTGCCCTTTTTGAGACAGTTGGTGAATTGA
- a CDS encoding N-acetylmuramoyl-L-alanine amidase: MRHFANLFFLLALQLFSSLVLAEPVNVNSLHFWSSAKQSRMMIDVSAIPAHNISWVNQPDRLVIDIDNARLKGKLSQPPASHPFFSSIRASQKQKVLRIVANLKRQVGYESFTLNPNKMYGHRLVVDLTDKGPLSAGDAASEKPIARAAKTETKASALQKVTKKGGNPAKETLPAERSGRNIVVAIDAGHGGEDPGAHGPGGTEEKRVVLAIAKKLAALINSQKGMRAVLVRKGDYYVDLRKRMEIARAANADLFVSVHADAYQKADVKGASVFTLSNRGASSEAARWLANSENAADLVGGVRLDDKEEVLASVLLDLSQTATLEASSNVAKHVLKSFQNIGGLHFTTVQQAGFLVLKSPDIPSILVETAFISNPGEERKLNSTDHQSTIATAIFKGVRSYFKQYTPNDTRVAGL, encoded by the coding sequence ATGAGACATTTCGCTAACTTATTCTTTTTGCTGGCGTTACAACTTTTTTCCAGCCTCGTCCTGGCGGAACCGGTGAATGTCAACTCATTGCATTTCTGGAGTTCGGCGAAACAAAGCCGAATGATGATAGACGTGTCTGCCATTCCCGCGCATAACATTTCATGGGTCAACCAGCCCGACCGGCTGGTGATCGATATTGACAACGCGCGCCTGAAGGGAAAGCTGTCGCAGCCGCCGGCTTCGCATCCTTTTTTTTCCAGCATCCGCGCGAGCCAGAAACAGAAAGTCCTAAGAATCGTGGCCAACCTGAAAAGACAGGTCGGTTATGAAAGTTTCACGCTGAATCCGAACAAGATGTATGGCCACCGCCTGGTCGTCGATCTGACCGATAAAGGCCCACTCTCCGCTGGCGATGCCGCTTCGGAAAAGCCGATCGCGCGCGCGGCTAAAACCGAAACGAAGGCATCCGCCCTGCAAAAAGTCACAAAGAAAGGCGGTAATCCGGCCAAAGAAACGTTGCCGGCCGAACGTAGCGGCAGAAACATCGTGGTTGCGATCGATGCAGGACATGGCGGCGAAGATCCGGGCGCGCATGGCCCCGGAGGCACCGAAGAGAAGCGCGTGGTGCTCGCGATCGCCAAAAAACTGGCGGCGCTGATCAATAGCCAAAAGGGTATGCGCGCGGTGTTGGTGCGTAAAGGCGATTATTATGTCGATCTCAGAAAACGCATGGAGATTGCCCGCGCCGCCAATGCCGATTTGTTTGTTTCGGTGCATGCCGACGCCTATCAGAAAGCCGATGTGAAAGGCGCATCGGTATTTACGCTGTCCAACCGCGGCGCTTCGAGCGAAGCGGCGCGCTGGCTTGCCAACAGCGAAAACGCGGCCGATCTGGTCGGCGGCGTCCGCCTTGACGACAAGGAAGAGGTGCTGGCGTCGGTGCTGCTGGACTTATCGCAAACCGCGACGCTGGAGGCTAGCAGCAATGTCGCCAAGCATGTGCTGAAAAGTTTTCAAAACATTGGCGGCCTGCATTTTACGACCGTGCAGCAAGCGGGTTTTTTGGTGCTGAAATCACCGGACATTCCATCTATCCTGGTCGAGACGGCGTTTATTTCCAATCCGGGCGAAGAGCGTAAACTGAATAGCACGGATCATCAGTCGACTATTGCGACGGCGATTTTCAAAGGCGTGCGCAGCTACTTCAAGCAATATACGCCGAACGACACACGGGTGGCGGGACTGTAA
- a CDS encoding Dabb family protein — protein sequence MKTTHLKQGLLLLAALSLGNAAYAEQPAGASGGKVHHLVVIWLKQHGDPEARRKYIEGSKRLSKLPGVLSYDIGPVAGLKRETTSPAVDDSFDIAISATFENKEALENYSKNPEHHKVIHEVLKPLVDHYKVYDFAD from the coding sequence ATGAAAACAACTCACTTGAAACAAGGGCTATTACTGTTGGCTGCATTAAGTCTTGGCAATGCCGCTTACGCCGAACAACCTGCCGGCGCTTCGGGCGGCAAGGTGCATCATCTCGTGGTGATCTGGCTGAAACAGCACGGCGATCCGGAAGCGCGCCGGAAATATATCGAAGGCAGCAAACGGCTGTCCAAATTGCCGGGCGTTTTAAGTTACGACATCGGGCCTGTCGCCGGACTCAAACGCGAAACGACGAGCCCGGCGGTCGATGACAGCTTCGATATTGCGATTTCCGCGACGTTTGAGAACAAGGAAGCGCTGGAGAATTATTCGAAAAATCCGGAACATCACAAAGTGATTCATGAAGTGTTGAAGCCTTTGGTTGATCACTACAAGGTTTATGATTTTGCGGATTGA
- a CDS encoding NAD(P)-dependent alcohol dehydrogenase — MIKTSVYAATDAASPLAPFTVERREPGAHDVLIDILYCGVCHSDIHQARNEWGGSIYPMVPGHEIIGVVAQIGSEVGRWQVGDTVGVGCFVDSCRQCEACEAGEEQYCHAGASFTYNSREQDRITPTYGGYSTRITVDESYVLKIPDGIPLERAAPLLCAGITTYSPLRHFGVQRNDRIAIVGLGGLGHMAVKLGKALGAHVTMLSHSPGKREDAFRLGADNFIVLRDAEAFAQNAGRFSFILDTVSAQHDYNAYLSLLRRDGTMVLIGLPEPTPLAAGPLVMGRRRLAGSLIGGIRETQEMLDFCAEHGVAADVEVIPIQNINEAYERTLKSDVRYRFVIDMASLQ, encoded by the coding sequence ATGATCAAAACATCTGTTTACGCCGCAACCGACGCCGCATCGCCCTTGGCTCCGTTTACGGTCGAGCGCCGCGAGCCCGGCGCGCATGACGTGTTGATCGATATTCTGTATTGCGGCGTCTGCCATTCGGATATTCATCAGGCGCGTAACGAATGGGGCGGGTCGATTTATCCGATGGTGCCGGGGCATGAGATCATCGGTGTCGTCGCGCAAATCGGCAGCGAGGTCGGCCGCTGGCAGGTCGGCGATACGGTCGGCGTCGGCTGCTTTGTCGATTCATGCCGGCAATGCGAAGCCTGTGAAGCCGGCGAAGAGCAGTATTGTCATGCGGGCGCGAGTTTTACCTACAACAGCCGTGAACAGGATCGCATCACGCCAACTTATGGAGGTTATTCGACGCGCATTACCGTCGATGAATCCTATGTCTTAAAAATCCCGGACGGCATCCCCCTGGAACGCGCGGCGCCGCTCTTATGCGCGGGCATCACGACGTATTCGCCGCTGCGTCATTTCGGCGTACAGCGCAACGACAGGATCGCGATCGTCGGTCTCGGCGGCCTGGGCCATATGGCGGTCAAGCTCGGTAAGGCGCTCGGCGCGCATGTGACCATGTTGAGCCATTCGCCGGGCAAGCGCGAAGATGCTTTCAGGCTCGGCGCGGACAATTTTATCGTGCTGCGCGATGCGGAGGCTTTCGCGCAGAACGCAGGCCGCTTCAGTTTCATCCTCGATACGGTGTCGGCCCAGCACGATTACAATGCCTACCTGAGCCTGCTGCGCCGCGACGGCACGATGGTGCTGATCGGCTTGCCCGAGCCTACGCCGCTGGCCGCAGGGCCTTTGGTGATGGGGCGACGGCGTCTGGCCGGATCATTGATCGGCGGCATTCGCGAAACCCAGGAGATGCTCGACTTTTGCGCCGAACACGGCGTCGCGGCCGATGTGGAAGTGATTCCGATACAAAACATCAACGAAGCTTACGAACGCACTTTGAAAAGCGACGTGCGCTACCGCTTTGTGATCGATATGGCGAGTTTACAGTAA
- a CDS encoding transglycosylase domain-containing protein, which yields MQNKRRILPRIVLLGLSAGLLIVGIVVVKFVREEVETSRYQARYLSGISKQLSFKVEKGPSSSIRYPEYGPYDQRMGYTLLPEAVDKMTKGGFSVTAQAVSSPMLTQLIDDGLFAIYHEKTQAGLKIFDQTHQLIFSNTYPNHGYPNFEAIPPLVLYTLLFIENRELLNESKVTVNPAVEWDRLGYASLQMVAHKLGVDKNVPGGSTLATQIEKYRHSPNGYTNSVVDKFRQMGSASIRAYLRGADTREMRREIALSYLNSMPLSAAPKVGEVHGLGDGLAAWFGANFDDVNNLLRAAAQNSAESITDQQAIAYRQVLCILLSQRRPSYFMGSGYNALQTLANSYLRLLADAGVISAALRDRALQAETVKPLPVDSMPTQFVSEKKTQAVLRTRLAQALNVKTIYDLDRLDLTVKTTIDYNTQQAVAAELRKLSDPEEARAAGAFGERRLNENVDLSRVVYSLMLFEKTPKGNFLRVQTDNLDQPLDINEGIRLDLGSTSKLRTMVLYLQLVAEIYQQYQGKPAAELNKVALHPRDYLSEWVITQLKAQPNIDLQTLLDQALERKYSAGPGEYFFTGGGLHHFNNFKHSDDYQIMSVRHALRDSVNLVFIRLMRDIVYHYQYKPDGVARWLDDPESPKRQEYLERFADREGQVYLGRFYAKAQGKSAKERLDMLTQRVWLKSSRLTMLYRAIYPDHDVDQLNKFLRAHLPKQIIDKEDIYSLYDKYSPENFDLQDQGYITKIHPLELWLAGYLAKHPQATREEAVAASAQQRLDVYRWLLKNKKKKAGQQHRIMSMLEAEAFQQIHKAWKQVGYPFGRLTPSYATSIGASGDRPAALAELVGIILNDGVRMPTVRFENLHFAEGTPYETVLDKTPNEGQRVFPPEVAIAARSAMLGVVDGGTAGRLKDVYTDSEGKFIPVGGKTGTGDHRKEMFNARGHMIGSQFISRAAVFTFFMGDRYFGVFTAYVAGKDAGKYNFTSSLPVQIVRFLKPTLTPLLNRPAGGGNTLSEPKMALASGQ from the coding sequence ATGCAAAACAAAAGACGAATTTTACCCCGGATAGTGCTGTTGGGACTGTCGGCAGGTTTGCTGATAGTTGGAATCGTGGTCGTCAAGTTTGTGCGCGAAGAAGTCGAAACTTCGCGGTATCAGGCGCGCTATCTTTCCGGCATCAGCAAACAACTCAGCTTTAAAGTCGAAAAAGGCCCGAGTTCGTCGATACGCTATCCCGAGTACGGTCCGTACGATCAGCGCATGGGCTATACCTTGCTGCCCGAGGCCGTTGATAAAATGACCAAGGGCGGCTTTTCGGTGACGGCCCAGGCGGTTTCGTCGCCGATGCTGACGCAATTGATCGATGACGGCTTGTTTGCGATTTACCATGAAAAAACGCAGGCCGGCCTTAAAATATTCGATCAGACCCATCAGCTGATATTCAGCAATACCTATCCCAATCACGGCTACCCTAATTTCGAGGCCATCCCGCCGTTAGTCCTCTATACCCTGCTGTTCATCGAAAACCGCGAATTGCTGAATGAGTCGAAGGTGACCGTGAACCCTGCCGTCGAGTGGGACCGCCTGGGTTATGCAAGCCTGCAGATGGTTGCCCACAAGCTGGGCGTGGACAAGAACGTTCCCGGCGGCAGCACGCTGGCGACCCAGATCGAAAAATACCGGCATTCTCCGAACGGTTATACCAATTCGGTCGTCGACAAATTCCGGCAGATGGGATCGGCTTCGATCCGCGCTTATCTGAGGGGGGCTGACACCCGTGAAATGCGCCGCGAGATCGCGCTGTCCTATCTGAATTCGATGCCGCTTTCGGCCGCGCCTAAAGTCGGCGAAGTGCACGGCCTGGGTGATGGGCTTGCGGCCTGGTTTGGCGCGAATTTCGATGACGTGAATAATTTGCTGCGCGCGGCCGCGCAAAATTCCGCCGAAAGCATTACCGATCAGCAGGCGATTGCCTACCGGCAGGTGCTCTGCATTCTGCTGTCGCAAAGGCGCCCGTCCTATTTCATGGGGTCGGGTTATAACGCCCTGCAAACATTGGCGAACAGTTATCTGCGGCTACTGGCCGATGCGGGGGTGATCTCCGCGGCGTTGCGCGATCGGGCCTTGCAGGCCGAAACCGTCAAACCGCTGCCGGTCGATTCGATGCCGACGCAATTCGTGTCCGAGAAAAAGACGCAAGCCGTATTGCGCACCCGCTTGGCGCAAGCGTTGAACGTCAAAACGATTTATGATCTTGACCGGCTGGATTTAACGGTCAAAACCACGATCGATTACAACACCCAGCAAGCCGTGGCGGCCGAGCTGCGCAAGCTCAGCGATCCCGAGGAGGCGCGTGCGGCCGGAGCCTTTGGCGAGCGGCGGCTGAATGAAAATGTCGATCTGTCGCGCGTCGTTTACAGCTTGATGCTGTTTGAAAAAACGCCGAAAGGCAACTTTCTGCGCGTACAAACCGACAATCTGGATCAGCCCCTGGACATCAACGAAGGGATTCGTCTGGACTTGGGCTCCACTTCAAAATTGCGCACGATGGTGCTGTATTTGCAACTGGTTGCCGAGATTTATCAGCAATATCAAGGCAAGCCGGCGGCAGAATTGAACAAGGTGGCGCTGCATCCCAGAGACTATCTGAGTGAATGGGTGATTACCCAACTGAAGGCGCAGCCCAACATCGATTTGCAAACCTTATTGGATCAGGCGCTTGAGCGCAAATACTCGGCCGGTCCGGGCGAGTACTTCTTTACCGGCGGCGGCCTGCACCATTTCAATAATTTCAAGCACAGCGATGACTATCAGATCATGTCGGTGCGTCATGCGTTGCGCGACTCGGTCAACCTGGTGTTCATTCGCCTGATGCGCGATATCGTTTACCACTATCAATATAAACCTGACGGCGTGGCGCGTTGGCTCGACGACCCGGAAAGCCCGAAACGCCAGGAATATCTGGAGCGGTTTGCCGACCGGGAAGGGCAGGTCTATCTCGGCCGCTTTTATGCGAAGGCGCAAGGCAAAAGCGCGAAAGAGCGCCTGGACATGCTGACTCAAAGGGTATGGCTCAAATCGTCCCGGCTGACGATGCTGTACCGCGCGATCTATCCGGATCATGACGTTGATCAACTGAACAAATTTTTGCGCGCGCATCTGCCGAAGCAGATTATCGACAAGGAAGACATCTACTCGCTTTACGACAAATATTCGCCGGAAAACTTCGATCTTCAGGATCAGGGCTACATCACCAAAATCCATCCGCTCGAATTGTGGCTGGCCGGTTATCTTGCGAAACACCCGCAAGCGACCCGCGAGGAAGCGGTTGCGGCCAGCGCCCAGCAACGCCTGGATGTGTACCGCTGGCTGTTGAAAAACAAAAAGAAAAAGGCCGGACAGCAGCACCGCATCATGAGCATGCTCGAAGCGGAGGCTTTTCAGCAAATTCATAAAGCCTGGAAGCAGGTCGGTTATCCATTCGGCAGGCTGACGCCGTCTTATGCGACCTCGATCGGCGCCTCCGGCGACCGGCCGGCCGCGCTGGCCGAGCTGGTCGGCATCATCTTGAATGACGGCGTCAGAATGCCGACCGTTCGCTTTGAAAACCTGCACTTCGCGGAAGGCACGCCTTACGAGACGGTTTTGGATAAAACCCCGAACGAAGGTCAACGCGTCTTTCCACCCGAAGTCGCGATAGCTGCCAGAAGCGCGATGCTCGGCGTGGTTGACGGCGGTACCGCTGGGCGTCTCAAAGATGTTTATACCGACAGTGAAGGCAAATTCATCCCGGTGGGCGGAAAGACCGGCACCGGCGATCACCGCAAGGAGATGTTCAACGCGCGCGGCCATATGATCGGCTCGCAATTCATCAGCCGCGCGGCCGTGTTTACTTTCTTCATGGGCGATCGCTATTTCGGCGTGTTTACCGCCTATGTCGCGGGCAAGGACGCCGGAAAATACAATTTCACCAGTTCGCTGCCGGTGCAGATTGTCAGATTTTTAAAACCCACCCTGACGCCATTGCTGAACCGGCCTGCGGGCGGCGGCAACACCTTGTCCGAGCCGAAAATGGCCTTGGCTTCCGGCCAATAA
- the tsaE gene encoding tRNA (adenosine(37)-N6)-threonylcarbamoyltransferase complex ATPase subunit type 1 TsaE: MQRYLESTEATEQFGAELWRLLPAKCLVFLYGDLGAGKTTLVRGFLQAAGHLGAVKSPTYTLVEEYQIGGRKVYHFDLYRLADPEELEWIGIRDYLDDEAVCIFEWPEMGEGMLPAADLAIRLCVQDAGRLISVDIFAERLKNLCANAFDEVAIARNK, translated from the coding sequence ATGCAACGCTATTTAGAATCCACGGAAGCAACCGAGCAGTTCGGCGCGGAGTTGTGGCGCCTGTTGCCGGCGAAATGTTTGGTGTTTCTATATGGCGACCTGGGCGCGGGCAAGACCACGCTGGTCCGCGGTTTTTTACAGGCGGCGGGTCATCTCGGCGCGGTGAAGAGCCCGACTTATACGCTGGTCGAAGAATACCAGATCGGCGGCCGGAAAGTTTATCATTTCGATCTCTACCGCCTGGCCGATCCGGAAGAGCTGGAATGGATCGGCATTCGCGATTATCTGGACGACGAAGCCGTCTGTATCTTCGAGTGGCCCGAAATGGGCGAGGGGATGTTGCCGGCGGCGGATTTGGCTATCCGCTTATGCGTGCAGGACGCAGGACGGCTGATTAGCGTCGATATTTTTGCGGAGCGGTTAAAAAACTTGTGCGCAAACGCTTTTGACGAGGTTGCCATCGCGCGCAACAAATAA